The following proteins are encoded in a genomic region of Triticum dicoccoides isolate Atlit2015 ecotype Zavitan chromosome 1B, WEW_v2.0, whole genome shotgun sequence:
- the LOC119349863 gene encoding uncharacterized protein LOC119349863, giving the protein MGKANGVGVGGAVDADVSAVGALVWVRRPNGSWWPGRVASRLEVPDGCPAPPRSPATPILLLGRRDGPALVEWCNLERSKRVKPFRCGEADLDDLIRRAEEQAARRRRASAARNARKEDAVLQALDIERARLRLRPRPPSTTPSCPPPPPPPPPPRKRKTPNDSEDDAPAARRMRDLTDIGSPTKPTTGQMTRSRQAHHDAAAAAAAKRSKLPPTVDQVDNNLPCGALRKKDRSRPLSELCNGVKPSNGLDTTLDKFKPEQTNGVSGASCVPRPLDDAFPRGPGDQPVNAPIVAAAAAAATSILKADHLHAHQPCAPTKAPPTLECTKRASNCSKDGMSLQCDSRNPKKKTMSSAEHEGGGRTRRRTTKHKAAPINEVILLKRRTVKSAAAPDEDDKSLVVMLPDALVHAALRQRSEIKCEPEEPSGTIGRHHSNGKTGSVPPVVSKPALPQRRDLRCHVAVKPTKTLQLNPSLYDVEISSGPGCGGGSKGRHVPLVSLMSRSSRRPVVGYPVSVEVLDAACCHPPAPSVDGVPDAARRHPPAPSVDGVRDAVRCHPPAPSVAGVLDATCRHPPAPSVDRAPDAARRHPPAPSVDGVRYAARRHPPAPGVGGVDHPPSTSSGAHRLVKVKEEVEEEAPQRAVPASAQRARARHSRLKASEDELWRPHSKEEEVGAAPRPARARRSVRRKVASEDDELWRPHSKKPAVAVASPRKMRRLSSLGAPSQRGGGEEARRRRSKGPGAGQLVVACVPVRVVFSRIKEALLSQPLKLKSK; this is encoded by the exons ATGGGgaaggcgaacggcgtcggcgtcggcggcgcCGTCGACGCGGATGTGTCGGCGGTGGGGGCGCTGGTGTGGGTGCGCCGCCCCAACGGGTCGTGGTGGCCCGGCAGGGTGGCCTCGCGCCTCGAAGTCCCGGACGGCTGCCCCGCGCCGCCACGCTCGCCGGCCACCCCCATCCTGCTCCTCGGCCGCCGCGACGGCCCCGCCTTAGT CGAGTGGTGCAACCTGGAGAGGAGCAAGCGCGTGAAGCCCTTCCGATGCGGGGAGGCGGACCTGGACGACCTCATCCGCAGGGCCGAGGAGCAGGCGGCGCGCCGCCGCAGGGCCAGCGCCGCCAGGAACGCCCGCAAGGAGGACGCCGTGCTCCAGGCCCTCGACATCGAGCgggcccgcctccgcctccgccccaggccACCAAGCACCACCCCctcctgcccgccgccgccgccgccgccgccgccgcccaggaaGCGCAAGACGCCCAACGACTCCGAGGACGACGCGCCCGCCGCCAGGCGCATGAGGGACCTCACCGACATCGGATCCCCCACGAAGCCCACCACCGGCCAGATGACAAGGAGCAGGCAGGCTCACcacgatgccgccgccgccgccgccgccaagaggAGCAAGCTGCCTCCTACCGTGGACCAGGTGGACAACAACCTGCCCTGCGGGGCCTTGAGGAAGAAGGACAGGTCCCGCCCGCTCTCAGAGCTGTGCAACGGGGTCAAGCCCAGCAATGGCTTGGATACGACGCTGGATAAGTTCAAGCCGGAGCAAACAAATGGTGTCAGCGGAGCCTCCTGCGTCCCGAGGCCACTCGATGATGCGTTCCCCCGTGGTCCTGGGGATCAACCTGTCAATGCCCCCatagtcgccgccgccgctgccgccgccacgaGCATCTTGAAAGCAG ATCATTTGCACGCCCACCAACCATGTGCCCCAACGAAGGCTCCTCCTACCTTGGAATGCACCAAGCGGGCTTCGAACTGCAGCAAAGATGGCATGTCTTTGCAATGTGACAGCAGAAATCCCAAGAAGAAAACCATGAGCTCTGCTGAGCATGAGGGCGGCGGCAGGACCAGGAGAAGGACAACGAAGCACAAAGCGGCACCAATCAACGAGGTTATCCTTTTGAAGAGAAGGACGGTGAAGAGTGCCGCCGCACCTGATGAGGATGATAAAAGCCTTGTTGTGATGCTCCCTGATGCTCTTGTCCATGCGGCTCTGCGGCAGCGGTCTGAAATCAAGTGCGAGCCTGAAGAGCCCTCTGGAACTATAGGCAGGCATCATTCAAACGGCAAGACCGGTTCAGTACCACCTGTGGTGTCGAAGCCGGCGCTGCCCCAGCGCAGAGATCTTAGATGCCATGTTGCTGTGAAGCCGACCAAGACCCTGCAGCTGAACCCGTCCCTGTACGACGTGGAAATAAGCAGCGGGCCGGGATGCGGCGGGGGCAGCAAGGGGCGGCACGTGCCCCTCGTGTCCCTGATGAGCAGGTCGAGCAGGAGGCCCGTGGTTGGGTACCCGGTGTCCGTGGAGGTGCTGGATGCCGCGTGCTGCCACCCTCCCGCCCCGAGCGTTGACGGGGTGCcggacgccgcccgccgccaccctcCTGCCCCGAGCGTCGACGGTGTACGGGACGCCGTGCGCTGCCACCCTCCTGCCCCGAGCGTCGCCGGGGTGCTGGACGCCACATGCCGCCACCCACCTGCCCCGAGTGTCGACAGggcgccggacgccgcgcgccgtCACCCTCCAGCCCCGAGCGTTGATGGGGTACGGTACGCCGCGCGGCGCCACCCTCCCGCCCCGGGCGTCGGCGGCGTCGACCACCCGCCCTCCACGAGCAGCGGCGCCCACAGGCTAGTGAAggtgaaggaggaggtggaggaggaagccCCGCAGCGCGCTGTGCCGGCGTCGGCGCAGAGGGCGCGGGCGAGGCACAGCCGCCTGAAGGCCTCGGAGGACGAGCTGTGGCGGCCgcacagcaaggaggaggaggtaggTGCGGCCCCGCGGCCAGCGCGGGCGAGGAGGAGCGTGCGCAGGAAGGTGGCGTCGGAGGACGACGAGTTGTGGCGGCCGCACAGCAAGAAGCCGGCTGTGGCGGTGGCGTCCCCAAGGAAGATGCGGAGGCTGTCGTCCCTGGGCGCTCCGAGCCAGCGAGGAGGGGGTgaggaggcgaggaggaggaggagtaagggGCCGGGGGCGGGGCAGCTGGTGGTGGCGTGCGTGCCGGTGCGCGTGGTGTTCAGCCGGATCAAGGAGGCGCTGCTGAGCCAGCCGCTCAAGTTGAAATCAAAATGA